From the genome of Blautia pseudococcoides, one region includes:
- a CDS encoding endonuclease/exonuclease/phosphatase family protein, which translates to MKLVTFNIRCDFGQDKENCFCRRRELIAAKIQKEQPDIICFQEVLPHVAVWLKENLEGYYVIGCGRDEHLRDEQVSVAYKKDSVNLISMDTFWLSEKPEVPGSRYPCQSICPRVCTGAVFEYTEEPGKGFLFRLYNIHLDHLGAEARRLGLTRLLERADREPAFGGIPVILAGDFNAEPDSPELAVLQSRRDFVNVTEGIGITYHGFEPEDMPESIDYIFAGTPFSCRSVEKWEDRDGEVWLSDHYPVCAVLEPEADREEKCP; encoded by the coding sequence ATGAAACTGGTCACGTTTAATATCCGTTGTGATTTTGGACAGGACAAAGAGAATTGTTTTTGCCGGCGCAGGGAACTGATCGCCGCAAAGATTCAGAAGGAACAGCCGGATATCATCTGTTTTCAGGAGGTGCTTCCCCATGTGGCAGTGTGGCTGAAAGAGAATTTAGAGGGATATTATGTGATAGGGTGCGGCAGGGATGAACATCTGAGGGATGAGCAGGTGTCTGTGGCGTACAAAAAGGACAGTGTGAATCTGATCTCCATGGATACTTTTTGGCTGTCAGAGAAACCGGAGGTGCCGGGAAGCCGTTACCCATGCCAGAGTATCTGTCCCAGGGTCTGCACTGGGGCTGTGTTTGAATATACCGAAGAACCGGGAAAGGGATTTTTGTTCCGGCTGTATAACATCCATCTGGACCATCTGGGGGCAGAGGCCAGAAGACTGGGACTTACACGGCTGTTAGAAAGGGCGGACCGGGAGCCGGCATTTGGGGGGATCCCTGTGATCCTGGCCGGGGACTTTAACGCAGAGCCGGACAGCCCGGAACTGGCAGTCCTGCAGTCCCGCAGGGATTTTGTAAATGTCACAGAGGGAATCGGCATCACCTACCATGGGTTTGAGCCGGAGGATATGCCGGAGAGCATTGACTATATTTTTGCCGGCACGCCATTTAGCTGCCGAAGTGTGGAAAAATGGGAGGACAGAGACGGGGAAGTCTGGCTGTCTGACCATTATCCGGTCTGTGCGGTGCTGGAACCTGAAGCTGACAGGGAAGAGAAATGTCCATGA
- a CDS encoding ABC transporter permease, which translates to MQKEKQPKQQKQPIGKRLVRYWPLYVMLLPALIYYTLICYVPMAGSVLAFKDYSFNKGIWGSPWVGFKYFKTFFESYDAPRLILNTFRIGFIKCVLEFPFAIILALLLNEIRNMKFKKVTQTITYLPHFLSSVIIVTMLQRILAPDTGILNQLIAGLGGDGGTFFMMDAKYFLKILFSMDLWRNIGWDSIIYLAAISSVDTALYEAAEMDGCGKLKKMWHITLPGIRGTIGLLFIMGIGGLLSSGVDQIWLLRTPGNMTLADTLDVYVVRVGLQGGQFGYATAIGLIQGVVGLILVVICNKVCKKITEVGLW; encoded by the coding sequence ATGCAAAAAGAAAAGCAGCCAAAACAACAAAAGCAGCCCATTGGAAAACGGCTTGTCCGGTACTGGCCGCTGTACGTGATGCTGCTGCCGGCACTTATCTATTACACACTGATCTGTTATGTGCCCATGGCCGGCTCCGTTCTGGCTTTCAAGGATTACTCTTTTAACAAGGGCATCTGGGGAAGCCCCTGGGTAGGGTTTAAATATTTCAAGACTTTTTTTGAAAGCTATGACGCACCCAGGCTGATCCTGAACACATTCAGGATCGGGTTTATCAAATGTGTGCTGGAGTTTCCGTTCGCGATCATTCTGGCACTGCTGCTCAATGAGATCAGAAATATGAAATTCAAGAAAGTGACGCAGACCATTACATACCTGCCTCATTTCCTGTCATCCGTTATCATTGTGACCATGCTTCAGAGGATTCTTGCACCGGATACCGGTATTCTGAATCAGCTCATAGCAGGCCTTGGAGGGGACGGGGGCACATTCTTTATGATGGATGCCAAGTATTTCCTGAAGATTCTGTTCTCCATGGACCTGTGGAGAAATATCGGATGGGATTCCATCATCTATCTGGCGGCGATCAGCAGTGTAGACACAGCTCTCTATGAGGCGGCTGAGATGGACGGATGCGGAAAACTGAAGAAAATGTGGCACATTACTTTACCCGGAATCAGGGGAACCATCGGCCTTCTGTTCATTATGGGGATTGGAGGTCTGCTTTCCTCAGGCGTGGATCAGATCTGGCTGCTGCGTACGCCCGGTAACATGACGCTGGCAGATACCCTGGATGTATATGTGGTCCGGGTGGGACTGCAGGGAGGCCAGTTTGGGTATGCAACCGCCATCGGGCTGATACAGGGCGTCGTGGGATTGATCCTGGTTGTGATCTGCAATAAGGTATGTAAGAAAATTACAGAAGTCGGGCTTTGGTAG
- a CDS encoding alpha-mannosidase has protein sequence MPFDFHDLDRIKNLAEELRELRYRDLWDIPSFLFWEEGDSASGEDPMEVGVGFSFRGWDKYYWLSTEIEIPVELWGTEVLGLFDFGALAGTGNNGNFESLLYVNDVPYQAVDGNHREVFLDPEVCGQKLSLKFRLWTGLSGGGIPKDNVMEIRRAQMGVLDKGADDLYYLTTAALETYETLGADNEYREWILNVLVKAFCLVDFTEPGSGAFYKSVAEAAGYLDGCLDGRGKPDVCVTMTGHTHIDVAWLWRLCHTREKAARSFSTVNRLMEKYGDYHFLQSQPQLYEFIKEDYPDIYENIKKRVAQGRWEPSGAMWVECDCNIASGESIIRQILVGKNFFRKEFGYESEFLWLPDVFGYSWALPQILKKSGVDTFMTTKISWNDTNRLPYDTFIWKGIDGTGVTAHFVTTSDPGEDYYTYNGNSGPRAVKSVWDNYKNKDLNRELLISYGYGDGGGGPNRDMLRQLEMAEKMPGIPHVKKRSVTEYFRNLNKTIEENPMDGYLPVWDGELYLEFHRGTYTSQAYNKRMNRRMEYALRDVEIQSVLARIFGKVPYDAKRILRAWKIVLCQQFHDILPGSSIKEVYEDSHAEYEKAAALLREADRAASAVLVRECSGAHLFSVFNNSNWLRTSVVLIPREEAESLCAHHAGTGNFYRMQNGAYRSKVPLPCVWKEEGAYILVKDMEPFSYTEIEWQPEVISCGQPEEMTVKAGEIRTPFYEISWNEKGQLSRIYDREAKREVLPRGACANVLQIFEDKPRCFDAWELEPGIDRKMEEITECTNIRIGKHALGTEVSFSWKYHKSRIRQTMCLYNEKRRIDFCTDVDWQERQKLMKAAFPVDIRAVDARFDIQNGNIRRPITRNTSWEAAKFEVAAHKWVDIWETGYGAALLNDCKYGCDLKENTMRLTLLKSATDPDYSADLGSHTFTYSLLPHAEEWYNAAIEQEAFDLNTPLKAKAGAAAVHGSILTFDRDNLVTDALKQAENGEEIVLRFHEFQGRRGEVKIGTGFHVEEWCECDLMEEPESPFISSGIQVFLDPYEIKTLLLRVKDGQKMESGDLAT, from the coding sequence ATGCCGTTTGATTTTCATGATCTTGACAGAATAAAGAACCTGGCAGAGGAACTGCGGGAGCTCAGGTACAGAGATCTTTGGGATATTCCCTCCTTTTTGTTCTGGGAGGAAGGTGACAGCGCGTCCGGGGAGGACCCCATGGAGGTTGGCGTGGGATTTTCCTTTCGCGGCTGGGACAAGTATTACTGGCTGAGCACTGAGATAGAAATACCCGTGGAGCTTTGGGGCACAGAGGTGCTGGGCCTCTTTGACTTCGGAGCTTTGGCGGGAACCGGGAATAACGGGAACTTTGAAAGTCTGCTCTATGTAAATGATGTACCTTATCAGGCAGTAGACGGAAATCACAGGGAAGTATTTTTGGACCCGGAAGTATGCGGACAGAAGCTAAGTCTTAAATTCAGGCTTTGGACAGGACTAAGCGGGGGTGGCATTCCAAAGGACAATGTGATGGAGATACGCCGGGCGCAGATGGGCGTGCTGGATAAAGGGGCAGATGATCTATACTATCTAACCACAGCGGCTCTGGAGACATATGAGACTCTGGGAGCAGATAACGAGTACCGGGAGTGGATCCTGAATGTACTGGTAAAGGCTTTCTGCCTTGTGGATTTTACCGAACCGGGAAGCGGAGCATTCTACAAAAGTGTGGCGGAGGCCGCGGGGTATCTGGATGGATGTCTGGATGGCCGGGGAAAACCGGATGTCTGTGTGACAATGACAGGACATACCCATATTGACGTGGCCTGGCTGTGGCGTCTGTGCCATACCAGAGAGAAGGCTGCGCGCTCCTTTTCCACGGTGAACCGGCTGATGGAGAAATACGGGGATTATCATTTCCTTCAGTCCCAGCCCCAGCTCTATGAATTTATCAAAGAGGACTACCCGGACATTTATGAGAATATCAAAAAGCGTGTAGCCCAGGGCAGATGGGAGCCTTCCGGGGCCATGTGGGTTGAGTGTGACTGTAATATCGCCTCGGGAGAATCTATCATCCGTCAGATTCTGGTGGGGAAGAATTTTTTCCGTAAAGAATTCGGCTATGAGAGTGAGTTCCTTTGGCTGCCGGATGTGTTCGGGTATTCCTGGGCCCTTCCCCAGATTTTAAAGAAGTCCGGTGTGGATACATTTATGACTACGAAAATAAGCTGGAATGACACCAACCGTCTGCCTTACGATACCTTTATCTGGAAGGGCATTGACGGGACGGGAGTGACCGCCCACTTTGTGACTACTTCAGATCCAGGTGAGGATTACTATACATATAACGGCAATTCCGGCCCCAGGGCAGTGAAAAGTGTCTGGGATAATTATAAGAACAAAGATTTGAACCGGGAACTGCTGATCTCCTACGGCTATGGAGACGGAGGAGGCGGGCCAAACCGGGATATGCTCCGCCAGTTGGAGATGGCCGAAAAAATGCCGGGAATCCCCCATGTAAAAAAACGATCGGTGACGGAATATTTCCGTAATCTTAACAAGACAATAGAAGAGAACCCCATGGACGGTTATCTTCCCGTATGGGACGGGGAACTTTATCTGGAATTCCATCGGGGGACGTATACCTCTCAGGCGTATAACAAACGGATGAACCGCAGAATGGAATATGCACTCAGGGATGTGGAGATACAGTCGGTTTTAGCCAGGATATTTGGAAAGGTTCCATATGACGCCAAGAGGATTCTGCGTGCCTGGAAGATTGTGCTGTGCCAGCAGTTTCATGACATTCTGCCGGGGTCTTCCATAAAGGAGGTCTATGAGGACAGCCATGCAGAATATGAAAAAGCCGCTGCCCTTTTGAGGGAAGCAGACCGGGCCGCCAGCGCTGTGCTTGTGCGGGAATGTTCGGGGGCACATTTGTTTTCGGTATTTAACAACAGCAATTGGCTGAGGACTTCTGTTGTCCTGATACCCAGGGAGGAAGCAGAGTCTCTGTGCGCGCATCACGCGGGAACGGGTAATTTCTACCGGATGCAGAATGGGGCTTATAGGTCAAAGGTTCCTCTTCCCTGTGTTTGGAAAGAGGAGGGTGCGTATATCCTGGTAAAGGATATGGAACCTTTCTCCTACACAGAGATTGAATGGCAGCCGGAGGTGATTTCCTGTGGGCAGCCGGAGGAGATGACTGTGAAAGCCGGGGAGATCAGGACTCCTTTCTATGAGATCAGCTGGAATGAAAAGGGACAGCTTTCCAGAATCTATGACAGAGAGGCAAAAAGAGAGGTCCTGCCCCGTGGCGCCTGTGCCAATGTACTCCAGATTTTTGAGGACAAACCCCGCTGTTTTGATGCCTGGGAACTGGAACCCGGTATTGACAGAAAGATGGAAGAGATCACGGAGTGCACCAATATCCGCATTGGGAAACATGCCCTGGGCACGGAGGTGTCCTTCAGCTGGAAATACCATAAGAGCAGGATCCGTCAGACCATGTGTCTCTATAATGAAAAGAGGCGGATAGATTTTTGTACGGACGTAGACTGGCAGGAACGGCAGAAGCTGATGAAAGCCGCATTTCCGGTGGACATCCGGGCTGTGGACGCCAGATTTGATATCCAGAACGGAAATATCCGGCGTCCCATCACAAGAAATACAAGCTGGGAGGCAGCCAAGTTTGAGGTGGCAGCCCACAAATGGGTGGATATCTGGGAGACCGGGTACGGGGCAGCGCTTCTCAATGACTGCAAATACGGCTGTGACCTGAAAGAAAATACTATGCGGCTGACCCTTTTAAAATCAGCTACAGACCCTGACTACAGCGCAGACCTGGGCAGCCATACATTCACCTATTCTTTGCTGCCCCACGCGGAGGAATGGTACAATGCGGCAATAGAGCAGGAGGCATTCGACCTGAATACACCTCTCAAAGCCAAGGCAGGCGCCGCGGCTGTGCATGGGAGCATATTAACATTTGACAGGGATAACCTGGTGACAGATGCGCTGAAACAGGCGGAAAACGGGGAGGAGATCGTACTCAGATTCCATGAATTTCAGGGAAGACGGGGAGAAGTAAAGATAGGTACAGGATTTCACGTTGAGGAATGGTGTGAGTGTGATCTGATGGAAGAACCGGAAAGCCCCTTCATTTCATCCGGGATTCAGGTGTTCCTGGATCCATATGAGATAAAGACCCTGCTTCTGCGTGTGAAGGACGGTCAGAAAATGGAAAGCGGGGATTTGGCCACATGA
- a CDS encoding carbohydrate ABC transporter permease: protein MSKGQKTKIKANRTDIAVQVIVYMIVIAVCLVIILPCLNVLVLAFNDGKDAARGGIWFWPRIPTFDNIKEVFRDGSIVRAYGYTIARTVIGTVLSLTVTTLAAFSLKQKELPGNKLITMLITFTMLFSGGMIPTYIQYKNLHLLNSFWVYVVPSLVSVTYLLMARTFFEGIPDSLEESAKLDGCSYFQIYTRIMLPLSKPVIAVVGLYTAVNHWNDWFAGAFYMSDTSKWPVQTVLQQMLSKAMSSQQEITSVAQALAQNATAVTSDSLKMAAVVITTVPILCVYPFVQKYFAQGAMIGAVKG from the coding sequence ATGAGTAAAGGCCAAAAAACCAAAATCAAGGCCAACCGGACGGATATCGCTGTGCAGGTTATTGTATATATGATTGTCATTGCTGTCTGCCTGGTGATCATACTGCCTTGTCTGAATGTGCTGGTTCTGGCATTTAATGACGGAAAGGATGCTGCCAGGGGCGGCATCTGGTTCTGGCCCAGAATACCCACGTTTGACAATATTAAGGAAGTGTTCAGGGACGGCAGTATTGTACGGGCTTATGGTTACACGATCGCCAGAACCGTGATCGGGACCGTGTTAAGTCTGACTGTGACGACCCTGGCGGCATTTTCCCTGAAACAGAAGGAGCTGCCGGGAAACAAGCTGATCACCATGCTGATAACATTTACTATGTTGTTCAGCGGAGGTATGATTCCCACCTATATCCAGTATAAGAACCTGCATCTGCTCAACAGTTTTTGGGTTTATGTGGTTCCGTCTCTGGTGAGCGTGACCTATCTTTTGATGGCAAGAACCTTTTTTGAAGGAATTCCGGACAGTCTGGAGGAGTCGGCAAAGCTGGACGGGTGCAGTTATTTTCAGATCTATACCCGTATTATGCTTCCGCTCAGCAAGCCGGTGATCGCGGTGGTGGGGCTTTACACCGCTGTGAATCACTGGAATGACTGGTTCGCCGGGGCATTCTACATGAGTGATACTTCCAAATGGCCGGTGCAGACCGTGCTCCAGCAGATGCTGAGCAAGGCCATGAGTTCCCAGCAGGAGATCACATCCGTGGCTCAGGCGCTGGCGCAGAACGCCACGGCTGTCACATCAGATTCCCTGAAAATGGCGGCAGTGGTGATCACCACAGTTCCGATTCTGTGTGTGTATCCCTTTGTGCAGAAGTATTTTGCTCAGGGTGCCATGATCGGGGCAGTAAAGGGTTGA
- a CDS encoding family 4 glycosyl hydrolase yields the protein MKIAIIGGAGVRTVIFINGLLKRYKKLHIDQVALYDIQEEKQKIIERLCSHVVDRKGENLKVWAAQTPVEALTGADYVVTTLRVGGDHSRVLDEKIALKHGVIGQETTGVGGFSMAVRTIPVLLDYCRMIKEYAPNAWIFNFTNPSGLVTQALRSAGYDRVIGICDAPSSTKFRMAACLGAEEDDLYVEFFGLNHLSWIRSVKKEGKEILPKLLEDDGFLGGIQEFAMFDPELLRTIGFLPNEYLYYYYHREKALANIQKAGTARGETIERLNRQMMRELQNMDMDADPEGALQVFLYYMQLRENSYMSIESGAAKRPAAEKGSLEVPDGMGYAGVMLDCIEGMQSAEGKYLVLSVENQGCIPGLADNDVVEVTCHVSSEGIRPVAVTEVPPQCDILIRLIKNYERLTVEAVKTGSLSCAARALMLHPLVSSWSLAKELLEDYDGAYAGLLGKE from the coding sequence ATGAAAATAGCTATCATAGGCGGTGCCGGGGTGAGGACCGTCATATTTATCAACGGACTTTTAAAAAGATATAAAAAGCTGCATATTGACCAGGTAGCGCTTTATGATATCCAGGAGGAAAAGCAGAAGATCATTGAGCGTCTGTGCAGCCATGTTGTGGACAGGAAAGGGGAAAACCTGAAAGTATGGGCAGCGCAGACACCCGTGGAGGCTCTTACCGGCGCGGATTATGTAGTGACCACCCTGCGTGTGGGCGGTGACCATTCCCGTGTACTGGATGAGAAGATCGCCCTGAAGCACGGTGTCATCGGCCAGGAGACCACAGGGGTGGGGGGATTTTCCATGGCAGTGCGCACCATTCCTGTGCTTTTGGACTATTGCAGGATGATAAAAGAGTATGCACCTAATGCATGGATCTTTAATTTTACCAATCCGTCCGGGCTTGTGACCCAGGCTCTCAGGTCTGCAGGCTATGACCGTGTCATTGGGATCTGTGATGCGCCAAGCAGCACAAAGTTCCGTATGGCTGCCTGCCTGGGGGCAGAGGAGGATGACCTGTATGTGGAGTTCTTTGGGCTGAACCATCTCTCCTGGATACGAAGCGTGAAAAAAGAGGGAAAAGAAATTCTTCCAAAGCTTCTTGAGGATGACGGTTTTCTTGGGGGTATCCAGGAATTTGCTATGTTTGACCCGGAACTGCTGCGTACCATAGGATTTTTGCCCAATGAGTATCTGTATTATTACTATCACAGAGAGAAAGCTCTTGCCAATATCCAAAAAGCCGGTACAGCCAGAGGAGAGACTATAGAAAGGCTCAACAGGCAGATGATGCGTGAACTGCAGAACATGGATATGGATGCGGACCCCGAGGGGGCACTGCAGGTTTTCTTATATTATATGCAGCTAAGGGAGAACTCCTATATGAGTATTGAATCAGGGGCTGCCAAACGTCCGGCTGCGGAAAAAGGAAGTCTGGAGGTTCCCGATGGAATGGGGTATGCTGGCGTTATGCTGGACTGCATCGAAGGCATGCAGAGTGCAGAAGGAAAATACCTGGTGCTTTCTGTGGAAAACCAGGGCTGTATACCCGGACTGGCGGACAACGATGTGGTGGAAGTGACCTGCCATGTATCTTCTGAGGGCATCCGCCCTGTGGCAGTCACAGAGGTGCCCCCGCAGTGTGACATTCTCATACGTTTGATCAAAAATTATGAACGTCTGACCGTGGAGGCTGTGAAGACAGGTTCCCTTTCGTGCGCAGCCCGGGCACTGATGCTTCACCCCCTGGTCAGTTCCTGGTCTCTGGCGAAGGAACTACTGGAAGACTATGACGGAGCATATGCGGGACTGCTTGGAAAGGAGTAA
- a CDS encoding CehA/McbA family metallohydrolase, translating to MQKRTLYQSGNFYKGNLHTHTTRSDGSGEPWEVAERYRQEGYSFLAITDHWVYGVHEALNREDFLVFPGTELDLEMPERKDHHLVSIGLPETNRIPDDYRFEEERTGNTLCTPQRILEYMAQRGNVTIYAHPYWSKVDSTDIKNIHGLLGMEIYNHVAEFEDSNGNSETYYDHFLFVRNRTYCFASDDTHELGPHSLGGFIMAKARELTHRGIFEALRDGSFYASSGPLIHDFYVEDGAACAFCSGCTDIYFKTPHRSGHLHDDQGNLKSGTFVLNGDEEYVRLVVKNADGEKAWSQPIWLWLL from the coding sequence ATGCAGAAGAGAACATTGTATCAGTCCGGGAATTTTTATAAGGGAAATCTCCACACCCATACCACACGCTCAGACGGAAGCGGTGAACCGTGGGAGGTGGCAGAGCGGTACAGGCAGGAGGGGTATTCCTTTCTGGCTATTACGGACCACTGGGTCTACGGGGTCCATGAAGCGCTAAACAGAGAGGATTTTCTCGTATTTCCCGGCACAGAGCTGGATTTGGAGATGCCTGAGCGCAAGGACCATCATCTTGTGAGTATCGGTCTGCCTGAGACGAACCGGATTCCTGATGATTACCGTTTTGAGGAGGAGAGAACAGGCAATACCCTGTGCACACCCCAGAGAATCCTTGAGTATATGGCACAGCGGGGCAATGTCACCATCTATGCCCATCCCTACTGGTCCAAGGTGGACTCCACGGATATCAAGAATATCCACGGACTGCTGGGAATGGAGATCTACAATCATGTGGCAGAGTTTGAGGATAGTAACGGGAATTCAGAGACGTATTATGATCATTTTTTGTTTGTGAGGAACAGGACGTATTGCTTTGCGTCAGATGATACCCATGAGCTGGGGCCGCACAGCCTGGGCGGGTTTATCATGGCAAAAGCCCGGGAACTTACCCACAGGGGTATCTTCGAGGCGCTGAGAGACGGAAGCTTTTATGCCTCCTCGGGTCCTCTGATCCATGATTTTTACGTGGAGGATGGTGCTGCCTGTGCCTTCTGCAGCGGCTGTACGGACATTTATTTTAAGACCCCGCACAGAAGCGGACACCTTCATGATGACCAGGGAAATTTGAAAAGCGGAACCTTTGTCCTGAACGGAGACGAGGAATATGTGCGCCTTGTAGTGAAGAACGCGGACGGGGAGAAAGCCTGGTCACAGCCAATATGGCTCTGGCTTTTGTAA
- a CDS encoding carbohydrate kinase family protein, with translation MSEKKWDVYVYGDVNADIIIPGVEKFPAPGQEELIPSMETYVGGGAALFTLGLGRLGLRPVFQGAVGDDCYGHMIRKTFEGAGVDTELLVTRKGERTGISLSFTNEHDRSFLTYRGTNQDISMDRAEVEKAGQARHIHVTGYEGEDSHESYAQLLRRVKTETGATVSFDVGWDPTGNWSGRIYELFPWIDVLFMNETEAEHYSRTDSAEEAALHFARECGQAVVKLGKKGALAVKDGVVHRCGSYEVQAVDTTGAGDSFNAGYIYGFLKGQDIGSCLQYGNACGACSVSAHGGNTGFPEEKEMLRFIEKNKKKEMKGDQQ, from the coding sequence ATGAGTGAAAAGAAGTGGGATGTCTATGTCTATGGAGACGTGAATGCAGATATTATTATTCCCGGTGTGGAGAAATTTCCGGCGCCGGGCCAGGAGGAGCTTATCCCCTCAATGGAAACGTATGTGGGAGGCGGTGCGGCCCTGTTTACGCTGGGCCTTGGCAGGCTGGGACTCCGTCCGGTCTTCCAGGGCGCAGTGGGGGATGACTGTTACGGACACATGATCCGGAAGACCTTTGAGGGGGCTGGCGTGGACACGGAACTGCTTGTGACCAGGAAGGGGGAGCGGACCGGAATCTCTCTAAGCTTCACCAACGAGCATGACCGTTCCTTTCTCACTTACAGGGGAACGAACCAGGATATCAGTATGGACAGGGCAGAGGTTGAAAAGGCAGGCCAGGCCCGGCATATCCATGTGACGGGATACGAGGGGGAGGATTCCCATGAGTCCTACGCACAACTGCTGCGCCGGGTGAAGACAGAGACAGGGGCCACAGTCTCTTTTGATGTGGGATGGGACCCTACAGGGAACTGGAGCGGCAGGATCTATGAACTGTTTCCGTGGATCGATGTCCTTTTTATGAATGAGACAGAGGCGGAGCACTACAGCAGGACGGATTCGGCAGAGGAGGCTGCCCTTCATTTTGCAAGGGAATGCGGGCAGGCCGTGGTCAAGCTGGGGAAAAAAGGCGCTCTGGCAGTGAAAGACGGTGTGGTCCACCGATGCGGTTCCTATGAAGTACAGGCTGTGGACACCACCGGAGCAGGGGATTCCTTCAATGCAGGGTATATTTACGGCTTTCTGAAAGGCCAGGATATTGGGTCCTGTCTGCAGTACGGAAACGCCTGCGGTGCCTGTTCCGTATCCGCTCATGGGGGAAATACCGGTTTCCCTGAGGAAAAAGAAATGCTTCGTTTTATTGAGAAAAATAAAAAGAAAGAAATGAAAGGGGATCAACAATGA
- a CDS encoding extracellular solute-binding protein has product MKQKAVKKVLALALCGAMTAGVLAGCGGDGKETAKNVGTESKEGKPDTWIADRTITIQAYVDDIGNSLPKDLNNTPTMKKITELTGIKLDVKYTPGDSDAKVLASQLASGTIPDVIVSYLDNSTRPEFPLLSKAAKEGMFADVSEYMKNSEVYSRYYEDDYLPWDSYKNVTFRDDLDGVYLWQMNVDATDKSLKYNPEEDYRGGMYIQKSIIDALGVNVDDIRTQDDLYDLLVKIKEGGFKDKNGNAVYPLGPKYWGGSVDTLEYICPGYRWGVSKNYNIDTDGKVKHEAERDSIYDEINYIRRLIDEGLMNPEFFTMDSTRAQEACKSYNSAIIADVNNYTDIIYQTDDWIPLGPLNDIQGDNKKVTHGKSARGCMAISADAENPEEIFRFFDWLSTKEGQMIAQYGAEGVSYDMVDGKPVLREEVQQALSDGNMDYLLNEVGAGFGGSGNYFFEFVLTNKDNINNFGEARPGASANDTFARSVEVAADYPYEKKLIPGLDAPAYLSSEGMEDVKTQMDLLNWDEVFVQACFAKSDDEVKSIIESFRGQLKAAGVEKFEDYVADVYNEDKDAVNFYH; this is encoded by the coding sequence ATGAAACAAAAAGCAGTAAAGAAAGTGCTCGCCCTTGCGCTTTGCGGCGCCATGACGGCAGGTGTTCTGGCCGGGTGCGGAGGAGACGGCAAAGAGACAGCCAAAAATGTAGGTACAGAGAGTAAAGAAGGAAAACCGGATACCTGGATCGCAGACCGCACGATCACCATCCAGGCATATGTGGATGACATTGGAAATTCCCTTCCCAAGGATTTGAACAACACACCCACTATGAAGAAGATCACAGAGCTGACAGGGATCAAGCTGGATGTGAAATATACACCTGGAGACAGTGATGCAAAAGTGCTGGCTTCCCAGTTGGCATCAGGCACCATTCCGGATGTGATCGTTTCCTATCTGGACAACTCTACAAGGCCGGAGTTTCCGCTGCTGTCCAAGGCGGCAAAAGAGGGAATGTTTGCGGATGTATCGGAGTACATGAAAAACTCAGAAGTGTATTCCAGATATTATGAGGATGATTATCTTCCCTGGGATTCCTACAAGAATGTCACATTCCGGGACGACCTGGACGGCGTATATCTGTGGCAGATGAATGTGGATGCCACAGACAAATCCCTCAAATATAATCCGGAGGAGGATTACCGGGGCGGCATGTATATCCAGAAGTCTATTATAGATGCGCTTGGAGTTAATGTGGATGATATCAGGACACAGGATGATCTCTATGATCTGCTTGTGAAGATTAAAGAAGGCGGTTTTAAAGACAAGAACGGAAATGCTGTCTATCCGCTGGGACCAAAATACTGGGGCGGTTCTGTGGATACCCTGGAGTATATCTGTCCGGGATACCGCTGGGGTGTGAGCAAAAACTATAATATAGATACCGACGGAAAAGTGAAGCATGAGGCAGAGCGGGATTCCATCTATGACGAGATTAATTATATCCGCCGCCTTATAGATGAAGGGCTTATGAACCCGGAATTTTTCACCATGGACTCCACCCGTGCACAGGAGGCCTGCAAGAGTTATAACTCCGCGATCATAGCTGACGTCAATAATTATACGGATATTATTTACCAGACCGACGACTGGATCCCGCTGGGTCCCCTCAATGACATTCAGGGCGACAACAAAAAGGTGACGCACGGCAAGAGCGCAAGGGGATGTATGGCGATCTCCGCGGATGCGGAGAACCCGGAAGAGATCTTCCGGTTTTTTGACTGGCTCTCCACAAAAGAGGGACAGATGATCGCCCAGTATGGGGCAGAGGGCGTAAGCTACGATATGGTTGACGGAAAACCGGTTCTCAGGGAAGAGGTACAGCAGGCTCTGAGCGACGGCAACATGGACTATCTGCTCAACGAGGTTGGGGCGGGATTCGGCGGCAGCGGAAACTATTTCTTTGAATTTGTACTTACCAACAAAGACAATATCAATAACTTCGGAGAGGCAAGGCCGGGCGCGTCCGCTAACGATACCTTTGCCAGAAGTGTTGAGGTTGCAGCGGATTATCCTTATGAGAAAAAACTGATACCGGGACTGGACGCACCGGCGTATCTGTCCTCAGAAGGAATGGAGGATGTGAAGACACAAATGGATCTGCTCAACTGGGACGAAGTATTCGTCCAGGCATGTTTTGCAAAATCCGATGACGAGGTGAAGAGTATCATTGAGTCTTTCCGCGGTCAGTTAAAGGCAGCAGGCGTGGAGAAGTTTGAGGACTATGTGGCTGATGTCTACAACGAAGACAAAGACGCCGTCAACTTCTATCATTGA